TCCACCGCTTCGGCGCGCTCCAGCAGCTCGCGGTTGGCGCGCGCCATCTCCTCGTTGGCCGCCGCCAGGTCGCGGAGCAGCCGCTCGCGCTCCACGCGCTCGCGCCGCTCCTCGCCGATGTCGCGGGCCTCGATGATCGTCCCCACCGTGCGCCCGCCCTGGCGGATGGGCGAGGCCGTGAAGGCGACCGGGTAGAAGTGGCCGTCCTTGTGGACGAAGACCTCCTCCCCCTGCTCCCGCATGTCCTGCGGAAAGGCCTGGTCGATGGGGCACTCCTCCAGCGGGTAGTGCGACCCGTCCGGCCGGGTGTGGTGGATGTAGTAGTGAAGCTCCTTCCCCTGCAGCTCCTCCAGGCGGAAGCCGGTGAGCCTTTCCGCGGCGGGGTTCATGTACGAGCAGCGCTGGTGCTCGTCCATGATGAAGAGCGCCAGAGTGGCATTCTCCGCCACCGCGTCCAGCTGCCTGCGGTAGAACTCCGCGCTGCCGGAGGGGGCGGGATCGGGTTCGGTCACGAGTAGCGGCTCGGGAACGGGAGTGCGTTTCCTGGGACGGAGACAAGGCTGTGCATGATCCGTTCTTACGGCGCGCCGGCGGCCGGGGCGACCAGCACCTTGTCGACGCGCGGCCCGTCCATGTCGACCACTTCCAGGCGCAGCCCCTCGCTCTCCACGTGCTCCCCCACGAGCGGAATGCGGCCCAGGTGCGTGACGATAAGCCCGCCCACGGTGCGGTAGCCGACGCGCTCCTCATCGCGCCGCTCGTGCAGCCCCATCGCCTCGCGGAAGTCGTCCACCGACATCCCCGCGTCCACCAGCCAGCTGCCGTCGTCGCGCCGCACCACGTGCGGGTCGGTGGGGGCGGTCTCCCACGCCACGTCCTCCATCAGGTCGTCGCGGGTGAGCACCCCCTGCACGCCCCCGTACTCGTCCACCACCACGGCCACGCCGGCCGGGCTCTCGCGAAAGAGCTCCAGCATGTGCAGGGCGCGCGTGTTCTCAGGCACGAAGAGCGGCTGCTGGAGCGCCGCCTGGATGTCCATCGGCTCGCCGCGGACGGCCTGCTCCCACAGGTCGCGCACGCGCACGGCGCCCGCCACGCGGTCCAGCCCGCCGCGGCACACCAGGTAGATGTCGCTCGGCTGTGCGATCATCCTGGCGCGCACCGCGGTCTCGTCGTCCGCTTCGTCCACCCAGGCGACGCGGTGGCGCGGGGTGTGGAGGTCCGCCACGCGCCGGTCGCCCAGCCAGAAGACGCGCTCCACCAGGTCCTGCTCCGCCTCGTGGATCACCCCCGACTCGGTGGCCTCCTCCAGCAGCGCCGCGACGTCCGCGTCGGTGACGGCGGCGTCGGTGTTCTTGGTGACGCGCAGCACGCGAAGGACGACGCGCGTGGAGAAGGTGAGGACCCACACCAGCGGCGCCGCCACGCGCGACAGCAGGTGCATGGGCGCGGCCACCATCGCCGCGATGCGCTCCGGGTGCCCCAGCCCGATCTCCTTGGGCACCAGCTCGCCAATGATGAGCGACAGGTAGGTGATGGCGAGCACCACCAGGCCCAGCGCGAGGCCATTCGCGTACTCCGCGACCGCGGGCACCCCCGCGAAGTAGCGCGCGAGCGGCTCGGACAGGCGCGCGCCGCCGAAGGCGCCGGCCAGCACGCCCACCAGCGTGATCCCCACCTGCACCGTGGCCAGGAAGCGCGACGGCTCCTCCGCCAGGGCCAGGGCGCGGCGGGCCCCCGGGTCGCCGGCCTCGGCGCGCTGCTGCAGGCGCGTCTTGCGGGCGGAGACCACGGCGATCTCGCTCATGGCGAAGACGCCGTTGAGTACGAGCAGGGCGAGGACGATCAGGACTTCGGAGGCCATGGCCTTGGTGTGCTTCCAGGACGGCGAACCGCGGTCTTACGCACGGGCGCGGAGACGCAGGAGAGAGCCACGGGTGTGTCGTGGTTCCCCGAATCTGCGCCCGGCCGGGTGGATGTCAACCGACGCCGGTCAGCGCGGGCGGATGTGCTGGCCGCGCGTGGGCTCGCCGCGGTCCACCGGCTGCGCGTAGGCGAAGTAGCTCGTGAAGGGCGCCGGGAGCCCCTCGCCGGCGCCGAAGACGCCCGTGTTCTGCAGGTGGTAGTGCAGGTGCGCTTCGGTGGAGTTGCCGCTGTTGCCGCACCGCCCGATCACCTCGCCCGCGCGCACCTCGCGCCCCGGCTGCACCGCGACGCTCCCGCGCTGGAGGTGCGCCAGGAAGGAGAACTCGCCGTTGCCGTGGTCCAGCACCACGTGGTTCCCCAGCGGCTCGCGCGCGTTCATCACGCCCGGGCGGTTGTCCTCGATCCCATCCGCCGCCGCCCTCACCACGCCGGCCGCGGGGGCCACGATCGGCTGGCCGAAGCAGTGGTAGCTCTCGTTGAGCGCCGCATCGCCCGCAAAGGTGCTCCCATCCCGCACCACCAGGAAGTCGTAGGCGAAGCGCTGGTCGGCCGCGGCGGCGTGGTAGTTCAGAAAGGTGCTGCGCCCGCCCCACACCACGAACCAGTCGCCGGTGAACGGCAGGCGCAGCTCGGTGCGCGTGGTGTAGTTGAGGAAGCGCGTGGGCGCCTCGGGCACACCCGGCTTCACCTCGAACCCCTCGATGACGCCGGCGACGCTCATCGTCCACTCGATCCACACCGGGCCGCTGGTGCCGGTGAACGACGCGGCGCGGTGGTACAGGTCGCGGCCCAGCCAGGCGATCGTCTGCTCGTCCAGCACCTGGCGCTCGGTGCCCAGGTCACGCCGCACCTGGGCGGCGAACTCCCGCACCCCCGCCGGGGTCCCGAAGAGCTGGCGCATCCCGGGCGAGAACTGCTCCCAGAGCCGGTCCGCGTCGCCATCGTAGAAGAGCCTGGTGTATTGCCGCCCGCGATCCAGCGCGCTTCCGGGGATCACGTTGGGGGTGGTGACCGTCTGGCAGCAGCAG
This DNA window, taken from Longimicrobium sp., encodes the following:
- a CDS encoding hemolysin family protein, giving the protein MASEVLIVLALLVLNGVFAMSEIAVVSARKTRLQQRAEAGDPGARRALALAEEPSRFLATVQVGITLVGVLAGAFGGARLSEPLARYFAGVPAVAEYANGLALGLVVLAITYLSLIIGELVPKEIGLGHPERIAAMVAAPMHLLSRVAAPLVWVLTFSTRVVLRVLRVTKNTDAAVTDADVAALLEEATESGVIHEAEQDLVERVFWLGDRRVADLHTPRHRVAWVDEADDETAVRARMIAQPSDIYLVCRGGLDRVAGAVRVRDLWEQAVRGEPMDIQAALQQPLFVPENTRALHMLELFRESPAGVAVVVDEYGGVQGVLTRDDLMEDVAWETAPTDPHVVRRDDGSWLVDAGMSVDDFREAMGLHERRDEERVGYRTVGGLIVTHLGRIPLVGEHVESEGLRLEVVDMDGPRVDKVLVAPAAGAP
- a CDS encoding M23 family metallopeptidase yields the protein MKHIVAALLGLFSAGCCCQTVTTPNVIPGSALDRGRQYTRLFYDGDADRLWEQFSPGMRQLFGTPAGVREFAAQVRRDLGTERQVLDEQTIAWLGRDLYHRAASFTGTSGPVWIEWTMSVAGVIEGFEVKPGVPEAPTRFLNYTTRTELRLPFTGDWFVVWGGRSTFLNYHAAAADQRFAYDFLVVRDGSTFAGDAALNESYHCFGQPIVAPAAGVVRAAADGIEDNRPGVMNAREPLGNHVVLDHGNGEFSFLAHLQRGSVAVQPGREVRAGEVIGRCGNSGNSTEAHLHYHLQNTGVFGAGEGLPAPFTSYFAYAQPVDRGEPTRGQHIRPR